One part of the Denticeps clupeoides chromosome 8, fDenClu1.1, whole genome shotgun sequence genome encodes these proteins:
- the emx2 gene encoding homeobox protein EMX2: MFQPAPKRCFTIESLVAKDTPLPASRPEEPIRPAALSYANTGQINPFLNGFHPGARGVYSNPDLVFAEAVSHPPGSAVPVHPVPPPHAHSPHPLFSGQQRDPATFYPWLIHRYRYLGHRFQGNEASPESFLLHNALARKPKRIRTAFSPSQLLRLEHAFEKNHYVVGAERKQLAHSLSLTETQVKVWFQNRRTKFKRQKLEEEGSDSQQKKKGTHHINRWRLATKQGSPEEIDVTSDD; the protein is encoded by the exons ATGTTCCAGCCCGCGCCGAAGAGGTGCTTCACCATCGAGTCGCTGGTGGCGAAGGACACCCCGCTACCGGCGTCCCGGCCCGAGGAGCCCATCCGCCCGGCGGCCCTGAGCTACGCCAACACGGGCCAGATCAACCCGTTCCTCAACGGCTTCCACCCGGGCGCCAGGGGCGTCTACTCCAACCCGGACCTCGTGTTCGCCGAGGCGGTGTCCCACCCGCCCGGCTCCGCCGTCCCGGTGCACCCCGTCCCCCCGCCGCACGCGCACAGCCCGCACCCGCTCTTCTCCGGCCAGCAGCGGGACCCCGCCACCTTCTACCCGTGGCTGATCCACCGGTACCGCTACCTGGGACACCGGTTCCAAG GAAACGAGGCCAGCCCGGAAAGTTTCCTCTTGCACAACGCGCTGGCGCGGAAGCCCAAGCGGATCCGGACCGCCTTCTCGCCGTCGCAGCTGCTGCGGCTGGAACACGCGTTCGAGAAGAACCACTACGTGGTGGGAGCGGAGCGCAAGCAGCTGGCGCACAGCCTCAGCCTCACGGAAACTCAG GTAAAAGTTTGGTTCCAGAACCGGCGGACGAAGTTCAAGCGccagaagctggaggaggaagGTTCCGACtcgcagcagaagaagaaagggaCGCATCACATAAACCGGTGGAGACTCGCCACCAAGCAGGGCAGCCCGGAGGAGATCGACGTCACGTCGGACGACTGA